A genomic window from Struthio camelus isolate bStrCam1 chromosome 2, bStrCam1.hap1, whole genome shotgun sequence includes:
- the ERP44 gene encoding endoplasmic reticulum resident protein 44: MRPAISLLLPEPGCVLLLLVSWLFNPTRSEITSLDSGNIDDILNNADVALVNFYADWCRFSQMLHPIFEEASNVIKEEYPDKNQVVFARVDCDQHSDIAQRYRISKYPTLKLFRNGMMMKREYRGQRSVTAIADYIRQQKSNPIREVQDLEEISTLDRSRRNIVGYFEQKDSDNYRTFERVANILHDDCVFLSAFGAISKPERFSGDNVIYKPPGENAPDMVYLGSLTNFDLVYAWTQDKCVPLVREITFENGEELTEEGLPFLILFHMKDDLESLEKFQQEVARQLISEKGTINFLHADCDKFRHPLLHIQKTPADCPVIAIDSFRHMYVFPDFSDLSVPGKLKQFVLDLHSGKLHREFHHGPDPTDVAPGQPIQDLASSPPESSFQKLAPSEHRYTLLREKDEL; encoded by the exons GTGTCTTGGCTTTTTAATCCAACAAGAAGTGAAATAACAAGTCTAGATAGTGGAAATATAGATGACATTTTAA aCAATGCAGACGTTGCTTTAGTTAATTTTTATGCTGATTG GTGCCGCTTTAGCCAAATGCTGCATCCTATTTTTGAGGAAGCTTCCAATGTAATTAAGGAAGAATACCCAGATAAGAATCAAGTAGTGTTTGCCAGAGTAGATTGTGATCAGCACT cgGACATAGCTCAGAGATACAGGATAAGCAAATACCCAACCCTGAAGCTCTTCCGGAATGGAATGATGATGAAGAGAGAATACAGGGGCCAGAGATCTGTGACAGCTATAGCAGACTATATCAGGCAACAAAAGAGCAATCCTATTCGGGAAGTCCAAGATTTGGAAGAAATTAGTACTCTTGAT cgCAGTAGAAGAAATATTGTTGGATACTTTGAGCAAAAGGACTCTGACAATTACAGAACCTTTGAAAGAGTAGCAAATATTTTGCATGATGATTGTGTATTCCTATCTGCCTTTGG GGCTATTTCAAAACCAGAGAGATTTAGCGGAGACAATGTAATCTACAAGCCACCAGGG GAAAATGCTCCAGATATGGTGTATTTAGGCTCTCTAACCAATTTTGATTTGGTTTATGCATGGACACAAGATAAATGTGTACCTCTAGTTCGagaaattacatttgaaaatggggag gAATTGACAGAAGAAGGCCttccttttctcattcttttccatATGAAAGATGACTTGGAGAGTTTAGAGAAATTCCAACAGGAGGTTGCACGACAGTTAATAAGTGAAAAGG GTACGATAAACTTCCTCCATGCTGACTGTGACAAATTCAGGCACCCACTCCTCCACATTCAGAAGACTCCAGCAGACTGCCCTGTTATTGCCATTGATAGCTTTAGGCACATGTATGTCTTTCCTGACTTCAGTGACCTGTC AGTTCCAGGTAAACTGAAGCAATTTGTACTAGACTTGCATTCTGGAAAATTGCATAGAGAGTTTCATCATGGTCCTGATCCAACTGATGTAGCACCTGGTCAG CCCATTCAGGATTTAGCAAGCAGCCCACCAGAGAGTTCATTCCAGAAACTAGCACCCAGTGAACATAGATACACCTTATTGAGGGAAAAAGATGAACtttaa